Proteins co-encoded in one Flavobacteriales bacterium genomic window:
- a CDS encoding methyltransferase domain-containing protein yields MEATGKFSWNRPITSYTRFHLFVNKYFTPLIINIPFLVPQKLIKDKEYLQVGCGYNIFENFINTDIEWKPGVLPWDISTIEKHNYPIKTNQLKGIYTEHCLEHIPFNAVVNNLKEFYRILKPGGTVRIAVPDGEIFIDAYAKSKNNEPFSIPHPEELEERTVMMTLNKVARGYGHLFLYDFETMELILKEAGFKNIKKETYRSGRDTTLLVDSELRRAESLYVEATK; encoded by the coding sequence ATGGAAGCAACTGGTAAATTTTCGTGGAACCGACCTATCACCTCTTATACGAGGTTTCACTTGTTTGTGAATAAGTACTTCACTCCTCTGATTATCAATATTCCTTTTCTGGTCCCACAAAAACTCATCAAAGACAAGGAATATCTTCAGGTTGGATGTGGGTATAACATTTTTGAGAATTTCATCAATACTGATATTGAATGGAAACCTGGTGTTCTACCTTGGGATATCAGTACCATCGAAAAACACAATTATCCGATAAAAACCAATCAGTTAAAAGGAATTTACACGGAGCATTGCTTAGAGCACATACCCTTCAATGCCGTTGTAAATAATTTGAAAGAGTTTTATCGAATTCTGAAACCTGGCGGTACCGTTCGTATTGCGGTTCCAGATGGAGAAATATTCATTGATGCTTATGCGAAATCAAAGAATAATGAACCATTTAGCATCCCACATCCAGAAGAACTTGAGGAACGAACAGTTATGATGACCTTAAACAAGGTTGCTAGAGGCTATGGACATCTATTTCTTTATGATTTTGAAACTATGGAATTGATTCTAAAGGAGGCTGGATTCAAAAACATTAAGAAAGAAACATACCGGTCAGGAAGAGATACAACGTTACTTGTAGATAGTGAACTAAGAAGAGCAGAATCGCTTTACGTTGAAGCAACCAAGTAA
- a CDS encoding alpha/beta fold hydrolase, translated as MIEMLRTPDERFYGLPDFPYDAHYVEINGGRMHYVDEGKGEIILCLHGEPTWSYLYRKMIAPLKKDYRVIAPDFFGFGRSDKFTRQKDYSFYMHYRSLIKFIEKTGLKDITLVVQDWGGLIGLSVLGKHPELFKRVVIMNTSLPLGNKRMPLPFRLWRTFSKYWPTFPIKNIIKYGTYRSIQAQVISGYEAPFPDSKYKAGARAWPSLVPSNPKDDGVRQMKRAREVLSQWQKPALVLFSDHDPILKGADKWFRENIPSVQNEPEIIVERAGHFLQEDQGKVIAEHIHEFILRSNAREQSQESVQE; from the coding sequence ATGATTGAGATGCTACGCACGCCCGATGAGCGCTTCTACGGACTTCCTGATTTTCCTTACGATGCGCACTACGTTGAAATCAATGGAGGAAGAATGCATTATGTAGATGAAGGAAAGGGCGAAATCATCCTTTGTCTTCATGGAGAGCCAACTTGGAGTTATCTCTACCGGAAAATGATTGCGCCTTTAAAGAAGGATTATCGCGTTATCGCCCCCGATTTTTTTGGCTTTGGCCGTTCAGACAAGTTCACACGTCAGAAAGACTATTCGTTCTACATGCATTATCGCTCGTTGATCAAATTCATCGAGAAAACAGGGCTAAAAGACATCACCTTGGTTGTTCAAGATTGGGGTGGATTGATTGGCTTGAGTGTATTGGGTAAACATCCAGAACTGTTCAAGCGAGTGGTGATCATGAACACTTCATTGCCGTTAGGAAATAAAAGAATGCCTCTTCCTTTCAGGCTGTGGAGGACTTTTTCGAAGTATTGGCCAACGTTTCCAATCAAAAACATCATTAAGTATGGAACCTATCGTTCCATTCAAGCCCAGGTAATTTCAGGTTACGAAGCGCCATTCCCAGATTCGAAATACAAGGCCGGAGCACGTGCTTGGCCTAGTCTTGTGCCTTCAAACCCGAAGGATGATGGTGTTCGGCAAATGAAACGGGCGAGAGAGGTACTAAGTCAATGGCAGAAGCCCGCTCTTGTGCTTTTTTCAGACCATGACCCGATTCTGAAAGGTGCTGATAAATGGTTCAGAGAGAATATTCCAAGTGTTCAGAATGAGCCTGAGATCATTGTAGAACGTGCTGGGCATTTTCTTCAAGAAGATCAAGGCAAAGTGATTGCCGAGCACATTCACGAATTTATTCTTCGGTCGAATGCGCGGGAGCAATCTCAGGAATCGGTTCAGGAATAA
- the mfd gene encoding transcription-repair coupling factor, whose amino-acid sequence MTKDELVGLFEKSKTLESIRLTLKDNSAKIRLRGVAGSAYAFLVSEIIKTTDQDHLIVLSDKEEAAYFLSDLELLTGKKKVLFYPMSYRRAYELDETDNSNVIQRGEVLNALQVGTSQQIIVTYGQALSEKVISKKMLRKSTFNIGVGEQLDLDFINEMLHEYHFERVDQVYEPGQFAIRGGIVDVFSFAQELPYRIELFGDEVDSIRAFDPAEQLSVKSLRKATIVPNVQDEILLAEKVNFFEFLSSKTIVWVKDVEDVKLQVEKELREAKQAYAALSSVINQTPPEAKYASSKEVMDSITERRVIEFGQRTYFSNAEEFKFDMAPQPAVNKDFHLLQQILIENIKQGYKNIMLVDNPGQATRLDSIFDDLPLPKGVNVAKPYFTPMLLSIHEGFVDHDLKLACFTDHQIFERYHRFRMRQGYKRGKEALTLKEISGLNPGDFVTHIDHGVGKFAGLEKIDVNGKMQETIRLVYKDNDILYVSIHSLHRITKYSSKDGSEPKINKIGSPAWKTLKAKTKKQVKDIAKDLIKLYAKRRAQKGFAFTPDTYLQTELEASFIYEDTPDQETATEALKADMEKEYPMDRLICGDVGFGKTEVAIRAAFKAVCDGKQVAVLVPTTILALQHARTFRERLKDFPCTVDYINRFKTTKQQNDTLKRLSDGQVDILIGTHRIVGKDVQFKDLGLLIIDEEQKFGVSVKDKLKKMKVNVDTLTLTATPIPRTLQFSLMGARDLSVIRTPPPNRYPVITELHTFNEELIRDAIMYEVGRGGQVFFVNNRVENIKEVAGMISRLCPDVHVCVGHGQMEPTKLEDTMMRFIEGEYDVLVATTIIESGLDISNANTIIINNANHFGLSDLHQMRGRVGRSNKKAFCYLLAPPVSMLSADAKKRLKAIEEFSDLGSGFNIAMRDLDIRGAGNLLGAEQSGFISDIGIDMYHKILDEAIHELKENEFKELFKDEPKKPFVQDCQIDTDLEILLPDQYVNSIAERLALYRELDDIESEENLQAFEKRVIDRFGPIPKQGTQLLDTVRLRWLAASIGFEKLILKNQRLVCYFVSDPQSNYFQGSIFSSVLDFIKRNPQKCVMRQKNDKLMLTFEGASTISDSLRALRQIIPEPIPEIAPAHSTEE is encoded by the coding sequence ATGACAAAGGATGAACTGGTAGGGCTCTTTGAGAAATCAAAGACACTGGAATCTATTCGCCTGACACTAAAGGACAACAGTGCTAAGATCAGGCTGAGAGGTGTTGCTGGTTCTGCTTACGCATTTCTGGTTTCGGAAATAATAAAAACCACTGATCAGGATCACTTAATAGTTCTCTCAGACAAAGAAGAAGCCGCCTATTTTCTGAGTGATCTGGAGCTGCTTACGGGGAAGAAAAAGGTTCTTTTCTATCCAATGTCGTACAGACGAGCGTACGAATTGGATGAGACAGATAACAGTAATGTCATTCAGCGTGGCGAGGTGCTCAATGCACTGCAGGTCGGCACTTCGCAGCAAATAATTGTGACTTACGGACAAGCGCTTTCAGAGAAAGTCATCTCTAAAAAGATGCTGCGCAAAAGCACCTTCAACATTGGTGTTGGCGAGCAACTCGATCTCGATTTCATCAACGAAATGCTGCACGAGTATCATTTTGAAAGGGTTGATCAGGTTTATGAACCAGGCCAATTTGCTATTCGAGGTGGTATCGTTGACGTGTTCTCATTTGCCCAAGAACTTCCATATAGGATTGAACTTTTTGGCGATGAAGTGGATAGCATCCGAGCCTTTGATCCTGCTGAGCAGCTTTCAGTTAAATCGCTGCGAAAAGCCACGATTGTACCGAATGTGCAAGACGAGATTCTGCTGGCCGAAAAAGTGAATTTCTTTGAATTCCTATCATCCAAAACCATTGTATGGGTAAAAGATGTGGAAGATGTGAAGCTCCAAGTTGAAAAAGAACTTCGCGAAGCGAAGCAGGCGTACGCTGCTCTCAGTTCAGTCATCAATCAAACTCCACCCGAAGCAAAATATGCGTCTTCGAAAGAGGTGATGGATTCCATTACAGAAAGACGTGTAATTGAGTTTGGACAGCGAACGTATTTCTCGAATGCTGAGGAATTCAAGTTCGATATGGCGCCTCAGCCAGCTGTCAACAAGGATTTTCACCTGCTCCAACAGATTCTTATCGAGAATATAAAGCAAGGATACAAGAACATAATGTTGGTGGATAATCCTGGTCAGGCCACGCGCTTGGACTCCATCTTTGATGATCTTCCGTTGCCCAAAGGCGTAAATGTGGCAAAGCCATATTTCACACCGATGTTGTTGTCAATCCATGAAGGATTTGTTGATCACGATCTCAAATTGGCGTGTTTTACCGATCACCAGATATTCGAACGGTATCATCGTTTCCGAATGCGTCAAGGATACAAACGCGGAAAGGAGGCACTTACGCTAAAAGAGATATCAGGACTCAATCCGGGCGATTTTGTTACGCATATTGACCACGGTGTAGGAAAGTTTGCCGGATTGGAAAAGATCGATGTGAACGGAAAGATGCAGGAGACGATACGGCTTGTCTATAAAGACAACGACATTCTCTATGTCAGCATCCATTCGCTTCATCGCATCACTAAATATTCCAGCAAAGACGGCTCAGAACCGAAGATCAATAAGATCGGTTCGCCAGCTTGGAAAACCCTTAAAGCGAAAACCAAAAAGCAGGTTAAGGATATTGCTAAAGACCTGATAAAGCTTTACGCAAAACGAAGAGCGCAAAAAGGTTTTGCATTCACGCCTGACACATACCTTCAAACGGAATTGGAAGCGTCTTTCATTTATGAGGACACACCCGATCAAGAGACTGCCACAGAAGCCCTCAAGGCTGATATGGAAAAGGAATATCCGATGGATCGGTTGATCTGCGGGGATGTGGGTTTTGGGAAAACCGAAGTGGCGATAAGAGCTGCCTTTAAAGCCGTATGCGATGGAAAACAGGTGGCTGTTCTTGTACCAACCACCATTTTGGCGTTGCAACATGCGCGTACTTTTCGCGAAAGGCTAAAGGATTTCCCATGCACGGTAGATTACATCAATCGTTTTAAGACCACTAAGCAACAGAACGATACGCTCAAGCGTTTGTCGGATGGGCAGGTGGATATTCTCATTGGCACGCACCGCATTGTTGGTAAAGATGTTCAGTTCAAAGATCTTGGTCTGTTGATCATTGATGAAGAGCAGAAATTCGGAGTTTCGGTAAAGGATAAGCTGAAAAAGATGAAGGTGAACGTGGATACGCTAACGCTTACCGCAACACCAATTCCACGAACGCTGCAATTTTCTTTGATGGGCGCGCGCGATCTTTCAGTAATCAGAACTCCGCCACCAAATCGCTATCCGGTAATTACCGAGTTGCACACGTTCAATGAGGAATTGATCCGTGATGCGATCATGTATGAAGTAGGTCGTGGCGGACAGGTTTTCTTCGTCAACAATCGGGTTGAGAACATCAAGGAAGTGGCAGGAATGATCTCTCGTCTTTGTCCTGATGTACACGTTTGTGTGGGTCACGGACAGATGGAACCGACCAAGTTGGAAGATACCATGATGCGTTTTATTGAAGGCGAATATGACGTATTGGTTGCCACAACCATTATTGAAAGCGGATTGGATATTTCAAACGCCAACACCATCATTATCAATAATGCGAACCATTTTGGATTGAGTGACCTGCATCAAATGCGCGGACGCGTTGGTCGTTCCAATAAAAAGGCGTTCTGCTACTTACTTGCGCCTCCGGTAAGTATGCTATCTGCCGATGCTAAAAAACGATTGAAGGCCATTGAGGAATTTTCCGACCTCGGAAGTGGATTCAATATCGCCATGCGCGACCTCGATATTCGTGGAGCAGGAAACCTTCTTGGTGCTGAGCAAAGCGGTTTCATCAGCGATATCGGTATTGATATGTATCACAAGATATTGGACGAGGCCATTCATGAATTGAAGGAGAACGAGTTCAAAGAGCTCTTCAAGGATGAACCTAAGAAACCATTCGTACAGGATTGTCAGATTGACACAGACCTTGAGATACTTCTGCCAGACCAATACGTGAATAGTATTGCCGAACGTTTGGCACTCTATCGCGAGTTGGACGATATTGAATCGGAAGAAAACTTACAGGCGTTTGAGAAGCGGGTGATTGACCGTTTTGGACCGATTCCGAAACAAGGAACGCAGTTGCTGGATACAGTTAGATTAAGATGGCTTGCCGCATCCATCGGTTTCGAAAAACTGATTCTGAAGAATCAGCGACTTGTCTGCTATTTCGTGTCAGATCCACAAAGCAATTACTTCCAAGGAAGCATATTTTCTTCCGTGTTGGATTTTATAAAGCGAAACCCACAGAAATGTGTGATGCGCCAAAAGAACGATAAACTGATGTTGACTTTCGAGGGAGCGTCAACAATCAGTGATTCGCTGAGGGCTTTACGCCAAATTATTCCTGAACCGATTCCTGAGATTGCTCCCGCGCATTCGACCGAAGAATAA
- the fbp gene encoding class 1 fructose-bisphosphatase, producing MGNVTSLGEFIVEKQDDFKYAKGELSRLLSAIGLAARVVNREVNKAGLMEDIMGDVGGINVQGETQKKLDVYANDEFIRALKDRGEVCGLASEENEGVIEFKSGYAVDGQYVVAIDPLDGSSNIDVNVSIGTIFSIYRRTSKSGPATFEDFMQKGTEQVAAGYVIYGSSTMLVYTTGNGVNGFTLDPSIGAFFLSHPNMKIPKSGKIYSVNEGNYARFPEGVKKYIKYCQVEDEATSRPYTSRYIGSAVADLHRNLIKGGIYIYPTTTSSPKGKLRLLYEANPFAFILEQAGGLATDGFNRILDIQPTSLHQRVPLFIGSEDMVKKAMELMAEHSPNA from the coding sequence ATGGGCAACGTCACTTCCTTAGGAGAATTCATTGTAGAAAAGCAGGACGATTTTAAATACGCCAAAGGCGAGTTGTCGCGCTTGCTAAGTGCCATTGGTTTGGCCGCGCGCGTGGTTAACCGAGAAGTGAACAAGGCTGGGTTGATGGAGGATATTATGGGCGATGTAGGTGGAATAAATGTTCAAGGTGAAACACAGAAGAAATTGGATGTGTATGCCAATGATGAATTCATTCGCGCCTTAAAGGATAGAGGAGAAGTCTGTGGACTTGCTTCGGAAGAGAATGAAGGAGTAATTGAATTCAAATCGGGTTACGCGGTTGATGGACAGTATGTAGTTGCCATCGATCCATTGGATGGTTCTTCCAATATTGATGTGAATGTATCTATCGGAACGATTTTCTCCATTTACAGAAGAACCTCTAAATCTGGCCCTGCAACCTTTGAGGATTTTATGCAAAAAGGAACAGAACAGGTGGCAGCAGGATACGTGATCTACGGATCGAGCACCATGCTTGTTTACACCACTGGAAATGGCGTGAATGGCTTCACTTTGGATCCATCAATCGGTGCATTTTTCCTTTCGCATCCTAACATGAAAATTCCAAAATCTGGAAAGATCTATAGCGTGAATGAAGGTAATTATGCACGTTTTCCTGAAGGCGTGAAAAAATACATTAAGTATTGTCAGGTAGAGGATGAGGCAACTAGCAGACCTTACACTTCTCGCTACATTGGATCTGCGGTTGCTGATCTTCATCGCAACCTGATCAAAGGAGGAATCTATATTTATCCAACCACTACATCATCGCCAAAAGGCAAATTGCGTTTGCTTTATGAAGCGAATCCTTTCGCTTTCATTTTAGAGCAGGCAGGTGGCTTGGCAACAGATGGATTTAATCGCATTCTCGATATTCAACCAACATCGCTGCACCAGCGCGTACCACTTTTCATTGGTTCGGAAGACATGGTGAAAAAGGCGATGGAATTGATGGCGGAACATTCACCCAACGCCTAG